One Streptomyces mobaraensis NBRC 13819 = DSM 40847 DNA segment encodes these proteins:
- the bldC gene encoding developmental transcriptional regulator BldC, translating into MTARTPDAEPLLTPAEVATMFRVDPKTVTRWAKAGKLTSIRTLGGHRRYREAEVRALLAGIPQQRSES; encoded by the coding sequence ATGACCGCTCGCACCCCTGATGCCGAGCCGCTGTTGACCCCGGCTGAGGTTGCCACGATGTTCCGCGTGGACCCGAAGACGGTCACGCGGTGGGCGAAGGCAGGCAAGCTCACGTCGATCCGTACGCTCGGAGGCCACCGCCGTTACCGCGAGGCGGAGGTCCGGGCGCTGCTGGCAGGCATCCCGCAGCAGC